One part of the Phragmites australis chromosome 3, lpPhrAust1.1, whole genome shotgun sequence genome encodes these proteins:
- the LOC133911339 gene encoding protein NRT1/ PTR FAMILY 6.3-like: MAALPDTAAEGAGKTMMDAWDYKGRPAVRASSGGWSSAAMILGVELNERLTTLGIAVNLVTYLTATMHLGSAASANAVTNFLGTSFLLCLLGGFVADTYLGRYLTISIFTAVQAAGMTILTISTAAPGLRPPACADPTGASSSCVPSNGTQLGVLYLGLYLTALGTGGLKSSVSGFGSDQFDESDAGERSRMARFFSWFFFFISIGSLFAVTVLVYVQDKFGRRWGYGICVAAILVGLVVFLAGTTMYRFKKLVGSPLTQIAAVTAAAWRNRALPLPSDPAKLSDVDVNGKQRLPHTKQCRFLERAAIVEPSSKWAACTLTDVEEVKQVVRMLPTWATTIPFWTVYAQMTTFSVSQAQVMDRRLGASFVIPAGSLTVFLVGSILLTVPVYDRLIVPLARRFTANAHGLSPLQRIFVGLLLSILAMVAAALTERSRLAAGAATPSVFLLAPQFFLVGAGEAFTYIGQLDFFLRECPKGMKTMSTGLFLSTLALGFFFSTALVSVVHTVTTSGGRQPWLADNLDEGRLYNFYWLLAAISAVNLLAFVVVAKGYVYKEKRLADAGIQLADDDLVVHA; the protein is encoded by the exons ATGGCGGCGCTTCCGGATACCGCGGCGGAGGGCGCGGGCAAGACCATGATGGACGCGTGGGACTACAAGGGCCGCCCCGCGGTGCGCGCCTCTTCTGGCGGCTGGTCCTCCGCCGCCATGatcctgggcgtcgaactcaaCGAGCGCCTCACCACGCTCGGCATCGCCGTTAACCTCGTCACCTACCTCACCGCCACCATGCACCTCGGCAGCGCCGCCTCCGCCAACGCCGTCACCAACTTCCTCGGCACCTCCTTCTTGCTCTGCCTCCTCGGGGGCTTCGTCGCCGACACCTACCTCGGCAGATACCTCACCATCTCCATCTTCACGGCCGTCCAAGCCGCC GGCATGACGATCCTGACCAtctcgacggcggcgccggggcTGCGCCCGCCGGCCTGCGCGGACCCCACGGGTGCCAGCAGCAGCTGCGTGCCGTCGAACGGGACGCAGCTGGGAGTGCTGTACCTGGGTCTGTACCTCACGGCGCTGGGCACGGGGGGCCTCAAGTCCAGCGTGTCCGGCTTCGGGTCCGACCAGTTCGACGAGTCCGACGCCGGCGAGAGGAGCCGCATGGCGCGTTTCTTCagctggttcttcttcttcatcagcaTCGGCTCGCTGTTCGCCGTCACCGTGCTGGTGTACGTGCAGGACAAGTTCGGGCGGCGCTGGGGTTACGGCATCTGCGTGGCCGCCATCCTGGTGGGACTGGTGGTGTTCCTGGCTGGCACGACCATGTACCGGTTCAAAAAGCTGGTGGGGAGCCCGCTGACGCAGATCGCAGccgtgacggcggcggcgtggaggaATCGCGcgctgccgctgccgtcggACCCGGCCAAGCTGTCCGACGTGGACGTCAACGGCAAGCAGAGGCTGCCGCACACCAAGCAATGCAG GTTCCTTGAGCGGGCGGCGATCGTGGAGCCGTCGAGCAAGTGGGCGGCGTGCACGCTGACGGACGTGGAGGAGGTGAAGCAGGTGGTGCGCATGCTTCCGACGTGGGCGACCACCATCCCCTTCTGGACGGTCTACGCGCAGATGACCACCTTCTCCGTCTCCCAGGCGCAGGTCATGGACCGCCGCCTCGGCGCCTCCTTCGTCATCCCCGCCGGCTCCCTCACCGTCTTCCTCGTCGGCTCCATCCTCCTCACCGTACCCGTCTACGACCGCCTCATCGTGCCCCTCGCCCGCCGCTTCACCGCCAACGCGCACGGCCTCTCCCCGCTCCAGCGCATCTTtgtcggcctcctcctctccatccTCGCCATGGTCGCCGCCGCGCTCACGGAGCGCAGCCGCCTCGCCGCGGGCGCCGCCACCCCGTCCGTCTTCCTACTCGCGCCACAGTTCTTCCtcgtcggcgccggcgaggcCTTCACCTACATCGGGCAGCTGGACTTCTTCCTGCGCGAGTGCCCCAAGGGCATGAAGACCATGAGCACGGGGCTCTTCCTTAGCACGCTCGCGCTGGGCTTCTTCTTCAGCACCGCTCTCGTCAGCGTTGTGCACACGGTCACCACTTCCGGCGGCCGGCAGCCTTGGCTCGCAGACAACCTCGACGAGGGTAGGCTCTACAACTTCTACTGGCTGCTAGCCGCGATCAGCGCCGTGAACCTGCTAGCCTTTGTGGTCGTGGCCAAAGGCTACGTGTACAAGGAGAAGCGACTGGCGGACGCTGGTATCCAGCTTGCCGACGATGACCTCGTTGTCCACGCCTGA